One genomic region from Kineobactrum salinum encodes:
- a CDS encoding peroxiredoxin-like family protein, whose protein sequence is MQRWLLLATGLVLLIAAGLYWLREPLKQSALERLTADMFLPADNDSFSPGPAPGSHFPGVRARYQGEQVTLLNRFAGRHGTVLVASRSLDWCPYCKRELLELQAHKAAFDAAGIGLVVITYDPPELQQAFVDRHDISIPVLSDIDALTFKTLGILNPDYGPGDPHHGIPTPGMIVIAPDGTVAGKLFLEAYSTRVEAGAALQFAREVLATVTAL, encoded by the coding sequence ATGCAACGATGGCTGCTGCTCGCTACCGGACTCGTGCTGCTGATCGCCGCGGGCCTTTATTGGCTGCGCGAACCACTCAAGCAAAGTGCTCTGGAGCGTCTTACAGCGGACATGTTCCTGCCCGCAGACAACGACAGTTTCAGCCCGGGCCCGGCACCGGGTTCACACTTTCCCGGCGTACGCGCCCGCTATCAGGGGGAGCAGGTGACTTTGCTGAACCGTTTCGCCGGTCGCCACGGCACTGTCCTGGTGGCCAGCCGGTCGCTGGACTGGTGCCCGTATTGCAAAAGAGAATTGCTGGAACTACAGGCTCACAAGGCCGCTTTCGATGCTGCCGGCATCGGTCTGGTGGTCATCACTTACGACCCTCCGGAACTGCAGCAGGCCTTTGTTGACCGGCACGACATCAGCATCCCGGTGCTGTCGGATATAGACGCCCTCACCTTCAAGACCCTGGGGATCCTCAATCCGGATTACGGACCGGGGGACCCTCACCACGGCATTCCCACCCCGGGGATGATCGTCATCGCCCCCGATGGCACCGTCGCAGGCAAGCTGTTTCTGGAGGCCTACAGCACCCGGGTGGAAGCGGGCGCAGCATTGCAGTTTGCCCGCGAGGTACTGGCTACGGTCACCGCCCTGTAG
- a CDS encoding Spy/CpxP family protein refolding chaperone — MPTHHRKTARNTGLALLLLGSLAAAPGWTAPGDGHHGADPERMLTKMSRHLDLSQEQQDRVSQLLAQAHEAGAADRERMQALRGQLRDQQSNFDAGTAQALADELGQITARSSFRRAETRAGIYQLLDDSQRQKLERMEAKRHKHRFKRGPQADRQMRRED; from the coding sequence ATGCCAACACACCACAGAAAAACCGCTCGCAACACCGGACTTGCCCTGCTGTTGCTGGGCTCGCTCGCTGCGGCCCCGGGCTGGACGGCCCCGGGGGACGGGCATCACGGTGCTGATCCCGAGCGCATGCTGACAAAAATGAGCCGCCATCTCGACTTGAGTCAGGAGCAGCAGGATCGCGTTTCGCAATTGCTGGCACAGGCCCACGAGGCCGGCGCGGCCGACCGGGAACGGATGCAGGCACTGCGCGGGCAACTGCGCGACCAGCAAAGCAATTTCGATGCCGGTACAGCCCAGGCGCTGGCAGATGAGCTGGGACAGATTACAGCACGTAGCAGCTTTCGTCGGGCGGAAACCAGAGCCGGGATTTATCAATTGCTGGATGACAGTCAACGACAGAAGCTGGAACGGATGGAGGCGAAACGCCACAAGCACCGGTTCAAGCGGGGCCCCCAAGCCGATCGGCAGATGCGTCGCGAGGACTAA
- a CDS encoding winged helix-turn-helix domain-containing protein: MLQALLSRAGTVVDKESLSRQALGRALSAYDRSVDVHVSKIRKKFAACGADNPIVNVRGAGYQFTVSGDTDRH, encoded by the coding sequence GTGTTGCAGGCACTGTTGTCACGCGCGGGCACCGTAGTCGACAAGGAGTCGCTGAGCCGTCAGGCGCTGGGCCGGGCCCTGTCGGCCTATGACCGCTCGGTGGATGTTCACGTCAGCAAAATTCGCAAGAAATTCGCCGCCTGTGGCGCTGACAACCCTATCGTCAATGTGCGCGGGGCCGGCTACCAGTTCACCGTCTCCGGCGACACGGACAGACATTGA
- a CDS encoding cold-shock protein, producing the protein MATSTGTVKWFNETKGFGFIEQESGPDVFAHFSAISGSGFKTLIEGQKVEFTVTQGQKGPQAENIMVV; encoded by the coding sequence ATGGCAACTAGCACTGGCACCGTAAAATGGTTTAACGAAACCAAGGGCTTTGGCTTCATTGAGCAAGAATCAGGTCCGGATGTATTTGCGCATTTCAGCGCGATCTCCGGTTCAGGCTTCAAGACTCTGATCGAAGGCCAGAAGGTTGAGTTTACGGTAACTCAGGGCCAAAAAGGCCCACAAGCGGAAAACATCATGGTCGTCTAA
- a CDS encoding ATP-binding protein, with amino-acid sequence MPFNSLFTKIFIGFWLVTSAVLASWLLAGHYLDSLLPDESDSRRPHTPPRFIIRLLYDLQNQPNDALAATIAEVYQEHRVKVFLLNEASEDVLGRRVPAQVSEVAQRLGDGSRRAFLRGDRRHLLAHQLYRDDLGPVRSVLVFRPNRSRVVSVLGSNLWLRLGLAILVSGLLCYLLSRLMTRPLERLRLAARDLADGQLATRLDVRTRGGDETNDLARDFNRMAEQLQQRIDAQRRLLSDVSHELRSPLARLQVALALAGKDPANPQSQLARIEREARRLDELIDELLSTQTDDSLMDEHIDLVPLLRDLCEDASYEGRATGRRVEFHSDSEHALVLGNGTLLRKAFDNILRNALHYTATDSVVQLGVSTADQRLLVTVQDQGPGIPEAELARVFDEFYRVDSARARETGGYGLGLSIARRAVIRHGGDISATNTNPGLLMQVELPLFDSQGLEREYPRQHHQHHGRIAQ; translated from the coding sequence ATGCCGTTCAACTCGTTGTTTACCAAGATATTCATCGGCTTCTGGCTGGTGACCAGCGCAGTGCTGGCCAGCTGGTTGCTGGCGGGGCATTACCTGGATTCGCTGCTACCGGATGAATCCGATTCGCGGCGGCCACATACGCCTCCGCGGTTCATTATCAGGTTGCTGTACGATCTGCAGAACCAGCCCAACGATGCGCTGGCGGCAACCATCGCGGAAGTCTATCAGGAGCACCGGGTCAAGGTCTTCCTCCTCAACGAGGCCAGCGAGGATGTGCTGGGACGACGGGTGCCAGCTCAGGTAAGCGAGGTGGCGCAGCGTCTTGGTGACGGCTCGAGGCGGGCTTTCCTGCGCGGCGACCGTCGGCATCTGCTCGCTCACCAGCTGTACCGCGACGACCTGGGGCCGGTCCGCTCTGTACTGGTGTTCAGGCCCAACCGGTCACGCGTCGTCAGTGTCCTGGGCAGCAATCTCTGGCTGCGCCTGGGTCTGGCAATACTGGTTTCAGGGCTGTTGTGCTATCTGCTGTCGCGACTGATGACCCGGCCCCTTGAGCGGCTACGGCTGGCCGCCCGCGACCTGGCTGACGGGCAGTTGGCCACCCGGCTGGATGTGCGCACCCGGGGCGGTGATGAAACCAATGATCTGGCACGCGATTTCAACCGCATGGCGGAACAGTTGCAGCAGCGCATAGACGCCCAGCGCCGGCTGTTATCGGATGTCTCCCACGAACTGCGTTCACCGCTGGCCCGGCTGCAGGTAGCACTGGCACTGGCCGGGAAGGATCCTGCCAACCCGCAGTCCCAACTCGCTCGTATCGAACGCGAAGCCCGGCGTCTGGATGAGCTGATCGACGAACTGCTGAGCACCCAGACCGATGACAGCCTGATGGACGAGCACATCGACCTGGTCCCCCTGCTGCGCGATCTGTGTGAGGATGCGAGCTATGAAGGCCGCGCAACTGGCCGCCGGGTCGAATTCCATAGCGATTCGGAGCATGCCCTGGTACTGGGCAATGGCACCCTGTTGCGCAAGGCTTTCGACAACATCTTGCGCAATGCGCTGCACTATACCGCGACGGATTCTGTAGTGCAGCTTGGCGTCAGTACCGCGGATCAGCGACTGCTGGTCACCGTGCAGGACCAGGGGCCTGGCATTCCAGAGGCGGAGCTGGCGCGGGTCTTCGATGAGTTCTACCGGGTCGATTCGGCGCGCGCCCGCGAAACCGGCGGCTACGGCCTGGGACTGTCAATAGCGCGGCGGGCCGTCATCCGCCATGGCGGTGACATCAGCGCCACCAACACCAATCCCGGCCTGTTGATGCAGGTGGAGTTGCCGCTGTTCGACAGCCAGGGTCTAGAACGGGAATACCCGAGGCAACATCACCAGCACCACGGTCGAATAGCCCAGTGA
- a CDS encoding quinone oxidoreductase family protein produces the protein MKAAVISSFDQPPHYGDYTDPAPKGPGEMLVEVLAAGLHHVTRGQASGVHYSSSGELPLVPGVDGVGRDTDGKLRYFVQGPGQLGTMADRTVIEFDHSIELPHDSDAVTVAGAMNPATASWLALRCRVPFQRGQKVLILGATGSSGSMAVQIARYLGASQVIAAGRDEHKLAKLPALGATEIVSLEDVGLGPLAHDVDVVLDFVWGESAIRAMEAVLKHRENRGQSLTWIHIGSMAGEVAAIPGAFLRSANLSIVGSGYGSVSGRQILKELPSLAEEIARGTFRIDVKATPLSNVGQAWCEAAHTSERIVFTP, from the coding sequence ATGAAAGCTGCCGTCATATCCTCGTTCGACCAGCCGCCGCACTACGGCGACTACACTGATCCCGCGCCCAAAGGGCCGGGAGAAATGCTCGTCGAAGTGCTCGCGGCCGGCCTCCATCACGTCACTCGCGGCCAGGCTTCAGGCGTTCATTATTCCAGTAGTGGGGAGCTGCCGCTCGTGCCGGGTGTCGATGGCGTCGGGCGCGATACCGACGGCAAGTTGCGCTACTTCGTGCAGGGTCCCGGGCAGCTTGGAACGATGGCCGACAGGACGGTGATTGAATTCGACCACAGCATCGAACTTCCGCACGACAGCGACGCCGTCACCGTTGCCGGCGCTATGAATCCCGCGACGGCGTCCTGGCTCGCGCTGCGTTGCCGCGTGCCATTTCAGCGCGGACAGAAGGTGCTCATCCTCGGTGCCACCGGAAGCTCGGGAAGCATGGCAGTGCAGATCGCCCGCTACCTGGGCGCGTCGCAGGTCATCGCTGCGGGGCGCGACGAACATAAGCTTGCCAAGCTGCCCGCGCTCGGTGCCACGGAGATTGTGTCGCTGGAAGATGTCGGGTTGGGTCCCCTCGCGCACGACGTCGACGTCGTGCTCGATTTTGTCTGGGGAGAAAGTGCGATTCGTGCCATGGAGGCCGTACTCAAACATCGGGAGAATCGCGGCCAGTCGCTCACCTGGATACATATCGGTTCGATGGCGGGTGAAGTTGCTGCCATCCCGGGCGCCTTCCTGCGCTCTGCAAATCTCAGCATTGTGGGCAGCGGCTATGGTTCGGTGTCGGGTCGCCAGATTCTTAAGGAGTTGCCATCGCTGGCAGAAGAGATCGCGCGCGGCACCTTCCGCATCGACGTGAAGGCTACGCCGCTCAGCAATGTGGGGCAGGCGTGGTGCGAGGCGGCCCACACCAGCGAACGCATCGTCTTCACGCCATGA
- a CDS encoding TonB-dependent receptor translates to MRTLKRFSHLHKPLAIAAGMAVMQQAAAQGMLEEVIITAQKREQNLQDVPVAVTAFTGEQMSAMGVQQSYDIAAFSPGVHTSGNLAGQNTQFSIRGVTQNDFNDIIEAPNAVYLDEGYIAIAQAQTFALFDIDRVEILKGPQGTLFGRNATGGLVHYLSNRPDFDRTNGYVNLTTGQFDSEITARRHTLEAALSGPLSERLAGRVALRYSDQDPYLENTYPDSAFLPAPGPGAGADLGGEETIAGRLSLTFRPSDTLQIDLSVNHAETDVSTGPFQSKPTIGVVENGELINVIDMPADETRLSIEGDGDGGADIIDGDQLLPGGGIGLDQRPVPGGDFFGYVAPSGDDFSFSGDFAFDDQGFTESSGINVKVAWDLDNSMSFTSITDWKRYEKLLFIDVDAAPVNQTANFAGVDADSVTQELRLSGETTSSRWVAGFYYLYIDNTSDNGLKAPANSIAGGTTPLDIGVVAELETNSYSLFGQYEYDLTPTVSATAGLRLMQEEKDYDMASGIFPSFSNHTGNQGDFIPNAFGAGSPFFFQDSTSDTLWTGKLQLDWRPNDDLLLYAGVNRGVKAGSFNALVLGQYLGSGGDEALPYDEEVLTSYEGGFKATLGNGMTRLNGSVFYYDYSDYQAFLFVGVGGVVINADAENYGAELELITSPIDGLDLMFTTAWFDATVKDISLRNGSPLPPRDVKPTYAPELQATALARYAWSAFGGTMAIQGDVNYSDEFYYNLRNFDADKFDSYTLVNAQLSWESPLSAWTTTLAVRNLTDERAGVQGFNLATLCGCNEVAYRTPRFYSVGLRYDF, encoded by the coding sequence ATGCGTACATTGAAACGTTTCAGCCATTTGCACAAACCTCTGGCCATCGCTGCCGGCATGGCAGTCATGCAACAGGCCGCTGCCCAGGGCATGCTGGAAGAAGTAATCATTACCGCCCAGAAGCGAGAACAGAACCTGCAGGATGTGCCGGTGGCCGTCACCGCGTTCACTGGTGAGCAAATGTCCGCGATGGGGGTGCAACAAAGCTACGACATCGCCGCCTTCAGCCCGGGGGTCCACACCAGCGGCAACCTGGCAGGGCAAAATACCCAGTTTTCGATCCGCGGCGTTACCCAGAACGACTTCAACGACATCATCGAGGCGCCCAATGCCGTGTATCTGGACGAGGGCTACATTGCCATTGCCCAGGCCCAGACCTTCGCGCTGTTCGATATCGACCGGGTAGAGATACTGAAGGGCCCCCAGGGTACCCTGTTTGGCCGCAACGCCACCGGTGGCCTGGTGCACTATCTGTCCAACAGGCCGGACTTCGATCGCACCAATGGCTACGTCAATCTCACCACCGGCCAGTTCGACAGCGAAATCACAGCCCGTCGCCACACCCTGGAGGCGGCCCTGAGTGGCCCGTTGAGCGAGCGCCTGGCCGGCCGCGTTGCACTGCGCTACAGCGACCAGGACCCCTACCTGGAAAACACCTACCCCGACAGCGCCTTTCTGCCCGCGCCGGGCCCCGGGGCCGGCGCTGACCTGGGCGGCGAGGAAACCATTGCCGGGCGCCTGTCACTGACCTTCCGGCCCAGCGACACACTGCAGATCGACCTGTCGGTGAACCATGCCGAGACGGACGTCAGCACCGGGCCCTTCCAGTCCAAGCCCACCATCGGTGTGGTCGAGAACGGCGAGCTGATCAATGTCATCGACATGCCGGCCGATGAAACCCGCCTCAGCATCGAAGGTGACGGCGATGGCGGCGCCGATATAATTGACGGTGATCAGCTGCTACCCGGAGGCGGCATCGGCCTGGACCAGCGTCCGGTGCCAGGCGGCGACTTCTTCGGCTATGTGGCGCCGTCCGGTGACGACTTCAGTTTTTCCGGGGACTTTGCCTTCGACGATCAGGGTTTTACCGAGAGCAGTGGCATCAATGTCAAGGTCGCCTGGGACCTCGACAACAGCATGAGCTTTACCTCGATAACGGACTGGAAGCGCTACGAAAAGCTGCTGTTCATCGATGTGGACGCGGCCCCTGTCAACCAAACGGCCAACTTCGCCGGAGTCGACGCTGACAGCGTCACCCAGGAACTTCGCCTCAGCGGCGAGACGACCAGCAGCCGCTGGGTGGCCGGCTTCTACTACCTCTATATCGACAACACCTCGGACAACGGCCTCAAAGCGCCCGCCAATAGCATTGCCGGGGGCACTACACCGCTTGACATCGGCGTGGTGGCGGAGCTGGAAACCAATTCCTACAGCCTGTTCGGCCAGTACGAGTACGACCTGACGCCGACCGTCTCCGCCACTGCAGGCCTGCGTTTGATGCAGGAGGAGAAAGACTACGACATGGCATCGGGCATATTTCCCTCTTTCAGCAATCATACTGGCAACCAGGGCGATTTTATTCCCAATGCCTTCGGCGCCGGCTCGCCGTTCTTTTTCCAGGACTCAACCTCAGACACCCTGTGGACCGGCAAGCTCCAGCTGGACTGGCGCCCTAACGACGACCTGCTGCTGTACGCCGGCGTCAACCGCGGCGTGAAAGCAGGCAGCTTCAATGCGCTCGTGCTGGGACAATACCTGGGCTCCGGCGGCGATGAGGCGCTGCCCTATGACGAGGAGGTACTGACATCCTACGAAGGCGGTTTCAAGGCCACCCTCGGCAATGGCATGACCCGTCTCAACGGCTCCGTGTTCTACTACGACTATTCCGACTACCAGGCCTTCCTGTTTGTCGGCGTGGGCGGTGTGGTAATCAATGCCGACGCTGAAAACTACGGCGCCGAACTGGAGCTGATCACCTCGCCCATTGATGGCCTGGACCTGATGTTCACCACTGCCTGGTTCGATGCCACGGTGAAAGACATCTCGCTGCGCAACGGCTCGCCGCTGCCGCCGCGTGATGTGAAGCCAACCTATGCGCCGGAACTGCAGGCAACCGCCCTCGCCCGCTATGCCTGGAGCGCGTTTGGCGGCACCATGGCCATTCAGGGTGATGTGAACTATTCGGACGAGTTCTACTACAACCTGCGCAATTTTGACGCCGACAAGTTCGACAGCTACACCCTGGTTAACGCCCAGTTGAGCTGGGAGAGCCCGTTGTCCGCGTGGACCACCACTCTGGCGGTGCGCAATCTGACCGACGAGCGAGCCGGTGTGCAGGGCTTCAACCTGGCCACGCTGTGCGGCTGCAACGAAGTCGCCTACCGGACTCCGCGCTTCTACAGTGTCGGTTTGCGCTATGACTTCTAA
- a CDS encoding SLC13 family permease: protein MLDQILISALFLWLLGCLILTDWAASRVFVGTMLAAYFLGLVDTPQVLEKAANSGLITLMLLLLVSIGLEKLSWLNRLSGRLISPSYSLSLLRLGGVTALFSAFVNNTAVVATLATTVRANRHHPASRLLIPLSYAAILGGTMTLIGTSTNLIVSSFLEDATGQGLAFFDFLLVGGSATLVGLLLILLAGRLLPHDSAEQIQVAEYVVEAEVGPESSLVGKSIAENQLRDLDALFLVEIVRDEHLISPVAPGEYIEAGDKLIFSGDITQVNALDAFDGLHLFAVEEGLLRENMMEVIVMPNAAIEGKTIKESGFRSLFDAAVVGMRRGGKRLSGKLGNITIQAGDNLMLAVGPDFNERKNLDKNFVVVDDAVAGSTTTPLQNWFVTLSLAAIVALASLEIVPLIKGLLFLLVGMLALGLVRASELRRRFPFEIWLIIASALTLSQALTNTGLVASLATALQHNLVAVGPYTALIGIYLGTLVLTELMTNNAAAALSFPVAFGLAESFGVSVMPFVMAVAFGASASFLTPYGYTTNLMVQNLGGYTMRDYLRAGLPLSLGYSTVVLVMLPRVFPF from the coding sequence ATGCTCGACCAGATACTGATTTCGGCCCTGTTTCTGTGGTTGCTGGGCTGTTTGATTCTGACTGATTGGGCAGCGTCCCGGGTGTTTGTCGGTACCATGCTGGCAGCCTACTTTCTGGGGCTCGTCGATACCCCGCAGGTGCTGGAGAAGGCCGCCAATTCCGGACTTATCACACTCATGCTGCTGTTGCTGGTATCCATCGGTCTGGAAAAGCTGTCCTGGCTCAATCGCCTGTCGGGGCGCCTGATCTCACCCAGCTACAGTCTGAGTCTGTTGCGTCTGGGTGGTGTGACTGCGTTGTTTTCCGCCTTCGTCAACAATACCGCCGTGGTCGCCACCCTGGCCACCACGGTCAGGGCCAACCGCCATCATCCTGCCTCCCGGTTGCTGATCCCGCTGTCCTATGCAGCCATTCTGGGGGGCACGATGACCCTGATCGGCACCTCCACCAACCTCATCGTCAGCAGTTTTCTGGAGGATGCCACGGGCCAGGGGCTGGCCTTCTTTGATTTTCTGCTGGTAGGTGGCAGCGCCACCCTGGTGGGGTTGCTGCTGATCCTGCTGGCAGGGCGCTTGCTGCCCCATGACAGTGCCGAGCAGATTCAGGTGGCGGAGTATGTGGTAGAGGCAGAGGTGGGGCCGGAGTCGAGTCTGGTGGGCAAGAGCATTGCCGAAAATCAGCTGCGCGACCTGGATGCACTTTTTCTGGTGGAGATAGTGCGCGATGAACACTTGATCTCGCCCGTGGCGCCCGGCGAATACATTGAGGCCGGCGACAAACTTATCTTCTCCGGTGACATTACCCAGGTCAATGCGCTGGATGCCTTTGACGGCCTGCACCTGTTTGCGGTGGAGGAGGGCCTGTTGCGGGAAAACATGATGGAAGTGATTGTCATGCCCAATGCGGCAATCGAAGGCAAGACCATCAAGGAATCCGGCTTTCGCTCACTGTTCGATGCGGCAGTTGTCGGTATGCGGCGCGGCGGCAAGCGACTGTCCGGCAAGCTGGGCAATATCACCATTCAGGCCGGGGACAACCTGATGCTGGCGGTGGGGCCGGATTTCAACGAACGCAAGAATCTGGACAAGAATTTCGTGGTGGTTGACGATGCCGTGGCGGGCTCCACTACCACGCCCCTGCAGAACTGGTTCGTGACTCTGTCACTGGCCGCCATAGTGGCGCTGGCATCGCTGGAGATCGTGCCGCTGATCAAGGGATTGCTGTTCCTGCTGGTGGGCATGCTGGCGCTGGGCCTGGTGCGGGCCTCGGAGCTGCGGCGTCGTTTTCCGTTCGAGATCTGGCTGATTATCGCCTCCGCCCTGACCCTGTCCCAGGCGCTGACCAACACAGGGCTGGTGGCCAGTCTGGCGACGGCCCTGCAGCACAATCTCGTCGCCGTGGGCCCCTACACTGCACTGATCGGCATTTATCTGGGTACCCTGGTATTGACGGAATTGATGACCAACAATGCGGCTGCGGCGCTGAGCTTTCCAGTGGCTTTCGGCCTGGCTGAGAGCTTCGGGGTCAGCGTGATGCCCTTTGTTATGGCGGTGGCATTTGGCGCCAGCGCCAGTTTTCTTACACCTTACGGTTACACCACCAACCTGATGGTGCAGAACCTCGGCGGCTACACCATGCGCGACTACCTGCGCGCAGGGTTGCCGCTGTCACTGGGCTATTCGACCGTGGTGCTGGTGATGTTGCCTCGGGTATTCCCGTTCTAG
- a CDS encoding MaoC family dehydratase, which produces MNSKSQWAFEDLVPGVCIELPAYEVTEAEILAFARQYDPQYFHTDPVAARQSLFGGLIASGWMTTGIFMRMQCDAFLLDSTCMGSPGVDEIRWLHPVRPGDVLRGESRVTEARPSRSRPDRGAVFSDVSIHNQRGEVVMTLRSRAIFARREAP; this is translated from the coding sequence ATGAACAGCAAGTCGCAGTGGGCGTTCGAGGATTTGGTCCCGGGGGTATGCATTGAACTGCCCGCCTATGAGGTGACTGAGGCAGAGATACTGGCCTTTGCCAGACAATATGACCCGCAGTATTTTCACACCGATCCGGTGGCGGCCAGACAATCGCTTTTCGGTGGCCTGATCGCCAGCGGCTGGATGACGACCGGCATTTTCATGCGGATGCAGTGTGATGCCTTCCTTCTGGACTCCACCTGCATGGGGTCACCGGGGGTGGACGAAATTCGTTGGTTGCACCCGGTACGCCCCGGCGATGTGCTTCGCGGCGAGAGCCGGGTGACGGAAGCCCGCCCCTCCCGCTCGCGCCCCGACCGTGGGGCGGTATTCAGTGATGTGAGCATCCACAACCAGCGTGGTGAAGTGGTGATGACCCTGCGCAGCCGCGCGATCTTCGCCCGCCGGGAGGCACCCTGA
- a CDS encoding LLM class flavin-dependent oxidoreductase, translating to MFGGNRFKLGIFSANCSSGMAVTQIEERWNNSWDNNIRLARMCDEAGLEFLLPIARWIGYGGDTDFHGGVLETVTWATGLTAYTSHIQIFATVHTAFNHPIVSAKQLATIDRLGNGRVGLNVVAGWNKPEYDAFGAELPQAHEERYARAQEWFDYVQKLWREERAFNWEGKYFQGQGVYSNPRPVQEHVPILNAGASSEGRKFAIRNADFLFTPIFDFEQARSTVTDVAGKAAEQGRKVGVLTCCSVVCRPTQREAEDYLDYYANQHADWDAVDNLMHLQGMHAQSFTPEALASFRDRFAAGHGGFPLVGTPDHIADQLENLSQTGLAGTTLSFVDYAEEFPYFRDEVIPRLEHKGLRQPFKTKSSAQAT from the coding sequence ATGTTTGGCGGCAACAGGTTCAAGCTGGGTATATTCTCCGCCAACTGCTCGAGCGGCATGGCAGTAACACAGATAGAGGAGCGCTGGAACAACTCCTGGGACAACAACATCCGGCTCGCAAGAATGTGTGATGAGGCCGGCCTGGAGTTCCTGCTGCCGATCGCGAGGTGGATAGGCTACGGGGGCGACACCGACTTCCACGGCGGGGTGCTGGAAACCGTGACCTGGGCCACCGGCCTGACCGCATATACCAGCCACATCCAGATCTTCGCTACCGTGCACACCGCCTTCAACCACCCCATTGTCAGCGCCAAACAACTCGCCACCATCGACCGGCTGGGTAACGGCAGGGTCGGGCTGAACGTCGTGGCCGGCTGGAACAAACCGGAATACGACGCCTTTGGTGCCGAGTTGCCGCAGGCCCACGAAGAGCGCTACGCCCGGGCCCAGGAATGGTTCGACTACGTGCAGAAGCTCTGGCGCGAGGAACGCGCATTCAATTGGGAAGGCAAATACTTCCAGGGTCAGGGCGTGTACAGCAATCCGCGACCGGTACAGGAGCATGTCCCCATCCTCAATGCAGGAGCCTCGAGCGAGGGCCGCAAGTTTGCGATACGCAACGCGGATTTCCTGTTTACCCCGATATTCGATTTTGAGCAGGCGCGAAGCACCGTCACCGATGTGGCCGGCAAGGCCGCGGAACAGGGCCGCAAGGTAGGCGTGTTGACCTGCTGTTCGGTGGTCTGCCGTCCCACGCAGCGCGAAGCAGAGGACTATCTGGACTATTACGCCAACCAGCACGCAGACTGGGACGCGGTCGACAACCTGATGCATCTGCAGGGCATGCACGCCCAGTCGTTCACGCCGGAGGCCCTGGCCAGCTTCCGGGACCGGTTCGCTGCCGGTCACGGCGGCTTCCCACTGGTAGGCACGCCGGACCATATCGCCGACCAACTGGAAAATCTCAGTCAGACCGGGCTGGCCGGCACTACCCTGTCTTTTGTGGATTATGCCGAAGAATTCCCCTACTTCCGGGACGAGGTGATACCGCGTCTGGAACACAAGGGACTGCGCCAACCATTCAAGACAAAGAGCAGTGCTCAAGCCACCTGA
- a CDS encoding winged helix DNA-binding protein, translating to MNNEKSSVAADYGPREHFDRHWHMSTDSHEIALSEIEFSIFRIFTAFNRWMDDLTRCCQDETEQSCSGIDFALLNLVRMHDRPKSVSELARLMNRDDMPNIQYSIRKLTKSGLIEKLGTQGNKKGATYRTTDRGVVATNLYAKYRRELLIPLTRAISNSDVRMEEVANMLTLMSGIYDQAACVAATHREI from the coding sequence ATGAACAACGAAAAAAGCAGTGTTGCCGCTGATTATGGCCCTCGCGAGCACTTCGATCGGCACTGGCACATGTCCACCGACAGTCACGAGATAGCCCTGAGCGAGATCGAGTTTTCCATCTTTCGCATCTTTACGGCATTTAACCGCTGGATGGACGACCTGACCCGTTGCTGCCAGGATGAAACCGAACAGAGCTGCAGCGGGATCGATTTCGCGCTGTTGAATCTGGTGCGCATGCACGACCGCCCCAAGAGTGTTTCGGAACTGGCGCGGCTGATGAACCGGGACGACATGCCCAATATCCAGTACAGTATCCGCAAACTCACCAAGTCAGGGCTGATCGAAAAACTGGGCACCCAGGGCAACAAGAAGGGCGCGACTTATCGCACCACGGACCGGGGGGTGGTAGCGACCAACCTGTATGCGAAGTACCGACGGGAGTTGCTGATTCCGCTTACACGGGCTATCTCCAACAGTGACGTCCGAATGGAGGAGGTGGCCAACATGCTGACTTTGATGTCAGGCATCTATGACCAGGCTGCCTGCGTGGCGGCCACGCACCGGGAGATCTGA